The following are encoded together in the Drosophila biarmipes strain raj3 chromosome 3L, RU_DBia_V1.1, whole genome shotgun sequence genome:
- the LOC108030884 gene encoding ankyrin repeat and BTB/POZ domain-containing protein 2 isoform X3, with protein sequence MTGLPPAPPPQLQSPPQQQHMQLLSQTPLSPQKGLAVAMATPAPRVFKELAQQPNKGVPHKLVTSSSAGQEASPGQITSPVSGSKALIPQRTVAGPARLTVQSTPVKSQPPQLSGSLGQSQGQSQVSPSRSTLGIPTPARAHQHDQFRALQRVQECHSSSDENRSSGHASMSDTGGHSSSPAGGMTLGPLPEDRLAAGVTNRSTRSRRHRGIMPAGKAPWSGTGLEDIKLAMLTLRSQTSSSTYSSLSAGSESSEPARRLGRYSSLETVVTSTSADEFVWVDSHNRLVELQHPPWSQPCILRVLRNGRCQQQAEHLAVEAVSRLGYLLQRALVRIAREIQRFSAGVGLCSKQEVFGALRVVLSSSLADSCTKACLRAAAMFAVPGESALKQSKSARAGLQLSVGRFYRWMTDARLGKFIHEYAAVYLCAGIENLLEEITLQSNGSTAAALDQSIASSGDVWGLLQPFAHLNAGRVASGALALPRWASVASLATCVGSIRELKEKALRTQQEFQLAAALSGSALAALFYFMRCSQLEHTELLAASGCNSGQAHAAPPGAGSSSAGHHVQELCYERAYVVLPPLAEWLRVAAAHAEHRNALMIDKDDVMQAARLLLPGVDCPIRPVAHDEELPTKKTHFNNTPAASSTGTGTGSSSCSSPVVSGIGIGIGEDTSELGRRATIGVAFKLLLTGRAELLAQAAQLLPPTTRYDTQNSAGLTALMIASIRNDEVALHALLDAGCDPNVEVPPAGSAGYPAIQPDTQYWTALSFAASRANYVALRILLERGGKVEGGARSSEEKCTLTPLQLAAGTGNLEIVALLLAHGANAFLSTQQKDSLCFAGSAQKGCFCAISVAAAHGHRSCLRKLLTHPVSPGSRDVLSLEEMLAEGDVGGMRGAAPGGAGGPSSSSGNSEDLLPLLNKTQIKRLQEAMYHSAENNHLDITIELRKLGVPWTLHCWMHALSAAHDLRLDAVIDQLLQDFLQVCPDDYSAQFVSECLPLLFNIFRNKNEGTTLLLADIFATCFGWETLPPVKEQPPMQPVQGSRIDPKFVNNPELSDVTFRVEGKIFYGHKIVLVTASPRFQSMLSSKLSEANSTPTVQINDIRYHIFQLVMQFLYCGGCSSLDVAHGDVLELMAAASFFQLEGLLRYTEARCSEMVDVDNVVAMYIHAKVYNAYRLLEYCQCFLLQNMVALLTYDDSVKRLLFAKKIPNHDVLAGLLQTLQNRLKSRKPNSGGGLVNSYRSPPATPVKK encoded by the exons ATGACCGGCTTGCCGCCCGCGCCCCCGCCGCAGTTGCAGTCGCcaccccagcagcagcacatgCAACTCCTCTCGCAGACGCCCCTGTCACCGCAAAAGGGACTGGCGGTGGCCATGGCCACTCCGGCGCCACGGGTCTTCAAGGAGCTGGCCCAGCAGCCAAACAAGGGGGTGCCGCACAAGCTGGTGACCTCCTCCAGTGCCGGACAGGAGGCCTCACCAGGCCAAATCACGTCCCCAGTATCCGGTTCGAAGGCTCTGATTCCACAGAGGACGGTGGCGGGTCCTGCTCGCCTGACCGTGCAGAGTACGCCCGTGAAATCGCAGCCTCCCCAACTCAGCGGGAGCCTAGGCCAGAGCCAAGGACAGAGCCAGGTCTCGCCCAGCCGATCCACTCTGGGGATCCCCACGCCTGCCAGGGCTCACCAGCACGACCAGTTCCGGGCCCTGCAGCGGGTGCAGGAGTGCCACAGTTCCTCGGACGAGAACCGCAGCTCCGGACACGCCAGCATGTCGGACACCGGGGGCCATAGCTCCTCTCCTGCGGGTGGAATGACCTTGGGTCCACTGCCCGAAGACCGCCTGGCCGCTGGAGTGACCAACAGGAGCACGCGCTCACGGCGCCATCGCGGCATCATGCCGGCTGGAAAGGCTCCTTGGAGTGGAACCGGACTGGAGGACATCAAGCTGGCCATGCTGACACTGCGCTCCCAAACGAGCAGCAGCACCTACAGCAGCCTGAGCGCCGGTTCAGAGAGCTCAGAGCCGGCGCGCCGCCTGGGCAGGTACTCCTCTCTGGAGACGGTCGTGACTAGCACCAGTGCCGACGAGTTCGTGTGGGTGGACTCCCACAACCGGCTGGTGGAGCTGCAGCACCCGCCCTGGAGTCAGCCGTGCATCCTGAGGGTCCTGCGGAACGGACGCTGCCAGCAGCAGGCGGAGCACCTGGCCGTGGAGGCGGTCTCCCGCTTGGGCTACCTGCTGCAGAGGGCGCTGGTTAGGATTGCGCGCGAAATCCAGCGTTTCTCAGCGGGAGTGGGCTTGTGCTCCAAGCAGGAGGTGTTCGGAGCCTTGCGGGTCGTGCTCAGCTCCTCGCTGGCGGACTCCTGCACAAAGGCGTGCCTCAGAGCCGCCGCCATGTTCGCGGTTCCCGGCGAAAGCGCCCTCAAGCAGAGCAAGTCCGCCCGAGCGGGCCTCCAGTTATCCGTGGGTCGCTTCTACCGCTGGATGACGGATGCCAGGCTGGGGAAATTCATCCACGAGTATGCTGCCGTGTATCTGTGCGCGGGAATCGAAAATCTCCTGGAGGAGATTACCCTTCAGTCCAATGGGAGCACGGCGGCCGCCCTCGATCAAAGTATTGCCAG TTCTGGAGATGTGTGGGGTCTGCTGCAACCGTTTGCCCACCTGAACGCCGGCAGAGTGGCTAGTGGAGCCCTGGCTCTGCCCAGATGGGCCAGTGTGGCCAGTCTGGCCACCTGCGTGGGAAGTATTAGGGAGCTGAAGGAGAAGGCCCTGCGCACCCAGCAGGAGTTCCAGCTGGCCGCCGCCCTCTCTGGCTCCGCTCTGGCGGCCCTCTTCTACTTCATGCGCTGCTCGCAGCTGGAGCACACGGAACTTCTCGCCGCCTCGGGCTGCAACTCTGGCCAGGCACACGCAGCACCTCCGGGAGCGGGGTCCTCCTCCGCGGGCCACCACGTCCAGGAGCTGTGCTACGAGCGGGCCTACGTGGTGCTGCCCCCTCTGGCCGAGTGGTTGAGAGTGGCCGCTGCCCACGCAGAGCATCGGAACGCCCTGATGATCGATAAGGACGACGTGATGCAGGCGGCCAGACTGCTCCTTCCCGGAGTGGACTGCCCCATCAGGCCGGTGGCCCATGACGAGGAGCTGCCCACGAAGAAGACGCATTTCAACAATACGCCCGCTGCCAGCTCGACGGGCACGGGAACAGGCAGCAGTAGTTGTAGTTCGCCGGTGGTCAGCGGAattggaatcggaatcggagaGGACACGTCCGAGCTGGGCAGGCGAGCCACTATCGGAGTGGCCTTCAAG CTTCTTTTGACTGGCCGTGCGGAACTTCTGGCACAAGCTGCCCAGCTCTTGCCGCCGACCACGCGGTACGACACCCAAAATAGCGCTGGACTGACCGCCCTGATGATCGCAAGCATCCGGAATGACGAGGTGGCTCTGCACGCGCTGCTGGACGCAGGGTGCGATCCGAACGTGGAGGTTCCGCCTGCCGGAAGCGCTGGCTACCCGGCCATTCAGCCGGACACGCAGTACTGGACTGCTCTAAGCTTCGCCGCCAGCAGGGCCAACTATGTGGCGCTAAGGATCCTCTTGGAAAGGGGCGGCAAGGTGGAAGGCGGGGCCAGGAGCAGCGAGGAGAAGTGCACTCTGACGCCCCTTCAGTTGGCCGCGGGCACGGGCAACCTGGAGATCGTGGCTTTGTTGCTGGCCCATGGCGCTAATGCCTTCCTGTCCACGCAGCAGAAGGATTCACTGTGCTTCGCGGGTTCTGCACAAAAGGGTTGCTTCTGCGCCATTTCCGTGGCTGCTGCCCACGGACACCGATCATGTCTCCGCAAGCTCCTGACCCACCCCGTTTCACCCGGATCGCGGGATGTACTCTCGCTGGAGGAGATGCTGGCCGAGGGCGACGTGGGTGGGATGAGGGGGGCAGCACCCGGAGGAGCGGGGGGTCCCAGCAGTAGCAGTGGAAACAGCGAGGATTTGCTTCCGCTGCTCAACAAGACGCAGATAAAGCGACTCCAGGAGGCCATGTACCACAGTGCCGAGAACAATCATTTGG ACATAACCATTGAGCTGCGGAAATTGGGTGTTCCATGGACTCTGCACTGCTGGATGCACGCCCTTTCGGCGGCCCACGACTTGCGACTGGACGCGGTAATAGATCAGTTGCTCCAGGACTTCCTGCAGGTCTGTCCCGACGACTACAGTGCACAGTTCGTGAGCGAGTGCCTGCCCCTGCTGTTCAACATATTCCGCAACAAGAACGAGGGCACCACCCTCCTGCTGGCGGACATCTTCGCCACCTGCTTCGGCTGGGAGACACTGCCCCCGGTGAAGGAGCAACCGCCGATGCAGCCTGTCCAGGGATCCCGTATCGACCCCAAGTTCGTAAACAATCCGGAACTCAGCGATGTGACCTTCAG AGTGGAGGGCAAGATCTTCTACGGACACAAGATCGTCCTGGTCACCGCATCGCCGCGCTTCCAGAGCATGCTGAGCTCAAAGCTGAGCGAGGCCAACTCCACGCCCACGGTGCAGATCAACGACATCCGCTACCACATCTTCCAGCTGGTGATGCAGTTCCTCTACTGCGGCGGCTGCAGCTCCTTGGACGTGGCCCACGGCGATGTCCTGGAGCTGATGGCTGCGGCCAGTTTCTTCCAGCTGGAGGGACTGCTGCGCTACACGGAGGCACGGTGCTCGGAAATGGTGGACGTGGACAATGTGGTGGCCATGTACATTCACGCCAAG GTCTACAATGCCTACCGCCTGCTGGAGTACTGCCAGTGCTTTCTGCTCCAGAACATGGTGGCTCTGCTCACCTACGACGACTCCGTGAAGCGCCTGCTCTTCGCCAAGAAGATCCCCAACCACGATGTGCTCGCCGGACTGCTGCAGACGCTCCAGAATCGTTTGAAGTCCCGCAAACCCAACTCGGGCGGTGGCCTGGTCAACTCCTACCGATCGCCCCCGGCTACGCCCGTCAAGAAGTGA